One window of Gemmobacter aquarius genomic DNA carries:
- a CDS encoding YMGG-like glycine zipper-containing protein produces the protein MNRLMIALPLVGLLAACETQQQNTLAGAAAGAAIGSAVADDGLTGAVIGGVAGAAAGSMIGRNTAGQCIYRRADGSTFTAAC, from the coding sequence ATGAACAGACTTATGATCGCGCTGCCGCTGGTCGGCCTTTTGGCAGCCTGCGAGACGCAGCAGCAGAACACGCTCGCAGGGGCCGCTGCCGGTGCGGCCATCGGTTCGGCCGTGGCAGATGATGGTCTGACGGGTGCCGTGATCGGTGGCGTCGCGGGGGCTGCCGCAGGATCGATGATTGGCCGCAATACCGCGGGCCAGTGCATCTATCGTCGCGCGGACGGATCGACCTTTACGGCCGCGTGCTAA
- a CDS encoding PRC-barrel domain-containing protein has translation MQDSEASGHSLVSSDDVVGTEVYNTSGEHIGAIDHVMIDKISGKIAYAVMGFGGVLGIGEEHYPVPWAALRYEVSQGGFVTDVTPEQLENAPRRDDGWYGSRDWEIRTHDNYGIPYYWI, from the coding sequence ATGCAGGATAGCGAAGCGTCGGGGCACAGTCTGGTGTCATCGGATGATGTGGTCGGCACCGAGGTTTACAACACGTCGGGCGAGCATATCGGCGCAATCGACCATGTCATGATAGATAAGATTTCAGGCAAGATTGCCTATGCCGTCATGGGGTTTGGCGGTGTGCTGGGCATTGGGGAAGAGCACTACCCCGTGCCTTGGGCCGCCTTGCGGTATGAGGTGTCACAAGGCGGATTCGTGACGGATGTTACGCCCGAGCAACTGGAAAATGCGCCCAGACGTGACGATGGCTGGTATGGCAGCCGAGACTGGGAAATCCGGACGCATGACAATTACGGGATACCGTATTACTGGATCTGA
- a CDS encoding DUF1328 domain-containing protein — MLGWALAFLVIALIAGLLGFGGIAGASAGIAQFLFIVFIILFVIALIARAVRGRPPL, encoded by the coding sequence ATGCTTGGATGGGCTCTTGCTTTCCTTGTGATCGCTTTGATTGCAGGGCTTTTGGGGTTCGGCGGGATTGCGGGCGCTTCGGCAGGAATTGCACAATTCCTGTTTATCGTGTTCATCATCCTTTTTGTCATCGCGTTGATCGCGCGGGCCGTAAGGGGTCGTCCGCCCCTGTGA
- a CDS encoding Crp/Fnr family transcriptional regulator, with amino-acid sequence MTATQQNFVARQQSGAGDELRRLLVPQARPQSVQRQEVILRRGTVGEALLLLQHGWAVARGQKQNGRSAILRMYLPGDVIGLADLGLALVQQDVVMLTEGLVHIVPKSAVTGLARHNPRLWPLLLALSNVEVSVGQTRAILFDRASAEDRLIHFLLDIRGRLAVEGIGDGNRFPLPMNQTEIGEATGMTGIYVNRLIGKLVRDRQIEVQRPYVRLLERANFENRMEAIDLIPAIDVGWALR; translated from the coding sequence ATGACGGCGACGCAACAGAACTTCGTGGCCAGACAGCAGTCGGGCGCGGGAGACGAACTGCGCCGCCTGCTTGTCCCGCAGGCACGTCCGCAATCTGTCCAGCGACAAGAGGTTATTCTGCGCCGGGGAACGGTTGGCGAAGCCCTGCTGTTGTTGCAGCACGGCTGGGCAGTGGCGCGTGGACAAAAGCAAAACGGGCGGTCGGCGATCCTGCGGATGTATTTGCCCGGTGACGTGATCGGCCTTGCGGACCTTGGCCTCGCTTTGGTGCAGCAGGATGTCGTGATGCTGACCGAGGGGTTGGTTCACATCGTGCCAAAGAGCGCCGTGACCGGACTGGCGCGGCATAACCCGCGGCTTTGGCCTTTGCTGTTGGCGCTGTCCAATGTCGAGGTTTCGGTGGGACAGACACGGGCCATTCTGTTTGACCGTGCGTCCGCCGAGGATCGCTTGATCCATTTTCTGCTCGATATCCGCGGTCGGCTGGCTGTCGAGGGGATCGGCGATGGCAACCGTTTTCCTCTGCCGATGAATCAGACCGAGATTGGCGAGGCGACGGGAATGACAGGGATCTACGTCAATCGTCTGATCGGAAAACTGGTCCGGGACCGGCAGATAGAGGTACAGCGGCCCTATGTGCGTTTGCTGGAACGGGCAAACTTCGAGAACCGCATGGAAGCGATCGATCTGATCCCCGCGATCGACGTCGGGTGGGCGTTGCGCTGA
- a CDS encoding MgtC/SapB family protein, with translation MDAIIEEVARAPALAWEVIALRMLGAVIFCGLIGIEREHAKQAAGLRTHILVGLAACLYSILTLDLASRFEGDEAVKMDPLRIVEAVTGGVAFLAAGMIVFSNGAVRGLTTGAGMWLAAAVGLAVGLGLWGVAAMATVLAVVVMSLLVVQRD, from the coding sequence ATGGACGCAATTATCGAGGAAGTGGCGCGCGCTCCTGCGCTTGCCTGGGAAGTTATCGCACTTCGGATGTTGGGCGCGGTGATTTTTTGCGGACTGATCGGCATCGAAAGAGAGCATGCCAAGCAGGCAGCCGGCCTGCGGACGCATATCCTTGTCGGGTTGGCTGCATGTCTCTACTCGATTCTGACCCTTGACCTCGCCTCACGTTTCGAAGGTGACGAAGCGGTAAAGATGGATCCGCTGCGTATCGTCGAGGCCGTCACCGGAGGAGTGGCCTTTCTTGCGGCTGGAATGATCGTCTTTAGCAATGGAGCGGTGCGTGGGCTTACCACAGGGGCGGGCATGTGGTTGGCGGCTGCGGTGGGGCTTGCCGTCGGCCTTGGGCTGTGGGGTGTCGCGGCAATGGCGACGGTGCTTGCAGTCGTGGTGATGTCGCTCTTGGTGGTGCAGCGCGACTAG
- a CDS encoding family 16 glycosylhydrolase, producing MNWSSDNVNRAADGSVNLTLGAAPAGSTRPYSGGEIQSNEVATTGTWTWVAQAPKMQDGAVFGLFTYKANYQTQPWVEFDFEFVGKDTTKVQLNIHMENASGQHISLDQAIGRPVIVDLGFDASQGKHTYEVSVTTSGATFYVDGNVVGEYGPQNMPGGVWQIGPQKSFVDLWSVSPGQESWAGSWNYNGTPIVGNLDGFDIRPNEYGSEYVASDTGIVTPAPVADPSLLTGDGGDNFLTGTIANETLNGNSGNDTLDGGGGHDRVYGGEGNDMLFASLGDSILDGGNGTDWLSFAGATGASVDLRVLTAQTTGYGVNTITNIENLSGGAGANSFVGNDFANHFVGQAGDDRFKGNGGVDTLDGGAGNDQLDGGTGNDVLLGGDGDDSLAVSTGNDVMSGGTGNDTVIVTGTAGATIDLRTASGQYTGYGTDTITGVENLTGGSGNDRFTGDSSSNILTGNGGNDTLSGGTGADTFIGGAGKDMLYGGLDDNADSFVFLGPADSSTGKSRDMIFNFRSGTDVIDLHQIDGNTLLADDQSLAFSGTKPASFAIWYQVVKGDAVVSVDVDGNGRADMQIHVQGVTLLTAGDFIL from the coding sequence ATGAATTGGTCTTCCGATAACGTGAACCGCGCCGCCGATGGGTCCGTGAACCTGACGCTTGGCGCTGCTCCTGCGGGATCGACCCGCCCCTATAGCGGAGGCGAGATTCAATCGAACGAAGTGGCCACGACAGGCACTTGGACTTGGGTCGCACAGGCCCCAAAGATGCAGGACGGTGCCGTTTTCGGCCTGTTCACTTATAAGGCCAACTATCAGACCCAGCCGTGGGTGGAATTCGATTTTGAGTTCGTGGGCAAGGACACGACCAAAGTCCAGCTCAACATCCACATGGAGAACGCGTCGGGCCAGCACATCTCGCTGGATCAGGCGATAGGCCGTCCCGTCATCGTCGACCTTGGTTTTGACGCATCGCAGGGCAAACACACCTACGAAGTCAGCGTCACCACCAGCGGCGCCACGTTCTATGTCGACGGCAACGTCGTCGGGGAATACGGACCGCAGAACATGCCGGGCGGCGTCTGGCAAATCGGCCCGCAGAAAAGTTTTGTCGATCTCTGGTCCGTTTCGCCCGGTCAGGAAAGCTGGGCAGGAAGCTGGAATTACAACGGCACGCCCATTGTCGGCAATCTTGACGGCTTCGACATCCGCCCGAACGAATATGGTTCGGAATATGTTGCGTCCGACACCGGCATCGTCACCCCCGCGCCGGTTGCCGACCCCTCTCTCCTGACCGGCGACGGCGGTGACAACTTTCTGACCGGCACGATCGCAAACGAGACGCTGAACGGGAATAGCGGCAACGACACGCTGGACGGCGGCGGGGGCCATGACCGTGTGTATGGCGGCGAAGGCAACGATATGCTGTTCGCCAGCCTAGGCGATAGCATTCTCGATGGCGGCAACGGAACCGATTGGCTGAGCTTTGCAGGCGCGACCGGCGCGAGCGTCGACCTGCGCGTATTGACGGCACAGACCACCGGGTATGGTGTCAATACGATCACGAACATCGAAAACCTGTCCGGTGGAGCAGGCGCGAATTCCTTTGTCGGCAATGACTTTGCCAACCACTTTGTTGGACAGGCTGGCGATGATCGTTTCAAGGGCAATGGCGGTGTCGACACGCTCGACGGGGGCGCGGGAAATGATCAGCTTGACGGCGGCACTGGTAACGATGTCCTGCTAGGGGGAGATGGTGACGATAGCTTGGCCGTAAGCACCGGAAATGACGTGATGTCGGGTGGGACTGGAAACGACACAGTCATCGTTACCGGAACCGCAGGCGCCACCATCGACCTTCGTACCGCCTCCGGCCAATACACCGGTTACGGGACCGACACGATCACAGGGGTGGAAAATCTGACGGGTGGCAGCGGCAATGACCGTTTCACCGGCGACAGTTCTTCGAACATCCTGACAGGAAATGGCGGGAACGATACGCTCTCGGGCGGAACTGGCGCCGATACCTTTATTGGCGGTGCGGGCAAGGATATGCTCTATGGCGGGCTTGACGACAACGCTGACAGTTTCGTCTTCCTTGGCCCTGCGGACAGCTCCACCGGCAAAAGCCGCGACATGATCTTCAATTTCAGATCGGGCACCGATGTGATCGACCTGCACCAGATCGACGGGAATACGCTTCTCGCAGATGACCAGTCGCTCGCCTTCAGCGGTACCAAACCTGCGTCCTTTGCTATCTGGTATCAGGTGGTCAAGGGCGATGCAGTCGTTTCGGTCGATGTCGACGGGAACGGCCGCGCCGACATGCAGATCCATGTCCAAGGCGTCACCTTGCTAACGGCCGGAGACTTTATCCTTTAG